A region from the Candidatus Schekmanbacteria bacterium genome encodes:
- a CDS encoding pyrimidine 5'-nucleotidase — translation MWAKNKIIIDLDNTLYPEEMGIFTQVNNKINLFLKEKMGFQEDKIDNIRLEYMRRYGTTLRGLMVNFNLAPDEYLRYVHDVEIESILKKDNDLDLLLSELKGEKVIFTNGASFYAERILNALGIKRHFSKIFDIVSMDYIAKPHPYGFDKLMSSFGNGTDYNYLFIDDMAENVSTAKKKGMTTVLIDNFSNKRLGRNVEKIADYVVKKILDIKPYLESTPFI, via the coding sequence ATGTGGGCAAAAAATAAGATAATCATCGATCTCGATAATACATTATACCCCGAGGAGATGGGAATTTTTACCCAAGTAAACAACAAAATAAATCTGTTTCTTAAAGAAAAGATGGGCTTTCAAGAGGATAAGATAGATAACATAAGATTAGAGTATATGCGAAGATATGGAACAACATTGCGCGGCCTTATGGTGAATTTCAATTTAGCACCTGATGAATATCTTAGATATGTCCACGATGTGGAAATTGAAAGTATTCTCAAAAAAGATAATGATTTAGATTTGCTTCTTTCAGAACTAAAAGGGGAAAAGGTAATATTTACAAATGGTGCATCTTTCTATGCAGAGCGAATATTAAACGCACTTGGGATAAAGAGACATTTTTCAAAAATATTTGACATTGTTTCAATGGACTATATTGCTAAGCCACATCCTTATGGATTTGACAAACTAATGAGTAGTTTTGGAAACGGAACTGATTACAATTATCTTTTTATTGATGATATGGCTGAAAATGTGAGTACTGCAAAAAAGAAGGGGATGACTACTGTCTTAATCGACAACTTTTCTAATAAAAGGTTAGGAAGGAATGTAGAAAAGATTGCTGATTATGTTGTTAAAAAAATTCTAGATATCAAGCCCTACCTCGAATCCACTCCTTTTATTTGA
- a CDS encoding 16S rRNA (uracil(1498)-N(3))-methyltransferase → MSNKIITCSKEINIGGKVYFDENSKSILKKWKIRFGEAFTFADCNDNFYRGRLERGDTEIFATVIEKIEGNIESPVKIILCQALPAKERMELIIEKAVELGVKKIVPFKSDKSITLEEREKKQRKAHKWTDLVIKASKQCRRAELLSIDRFTDFETIMKEYRKICGKIIFSNYHYDFRLSDILQSLKDCKEICIVIGPEGGFSEEELELAKKTGFYVVKAGERILRTETAAISLTAIFQHLLGDLR, encoded by the coding sequence ATGTCAAATAAAATTATAACCTGTTCAAAGGAAATAAATATTGGAGGCAAAGTTTATTTTGATGAAAATTCTAAATCTATATTGAAGAAATGGAAAATAAGATTTGGAGAAGCTTTTACATTTGCAGATTGCAATGACAATTTTTATAGAGGAAGGCTTGAAAGAGGAGATACAGAGATTTTTGCAACTGTAATTGAAAAAATAGAGGGAAATATAGAATCTCCGGTAAAAATAATTCTTTGTCAGGCATTACCTGCAAAAGAAAGGATGGAATTGATAATTGAAAAAGCTGTTGAGCTTGGTGTCAAAAAAATCGTACCATTTAAATCCGATAAATCTATTACTCTTGAAGAGCGTGAAAAAAAGCAAAGAAAAGCCCATAAGTGGACAGATTTGGTCATTAAAGCATCGAAACAATGCAGGCGTGCTGAATTATTGTCTATTGATAGATTCACCGATTTTGAAACAATTATGAAAGAATATAGAAAAATTTGTGGAAAAATTATTTTCTCCAACTATCATTACGATTTTAGACTATCCGATATTTTGCAGTCATTGAAAGATTGCAAAGAAATTTGTATTGTTATTGGTCCTGAAGGCGGCTTCAGCGAAGAAGAATTAGAATTAGCCAAAAAGACTGGATTTTATGTAGTAAAGGCAGGTGAAAGAATATTAAGAACTGAAACAGCTGCAATTTCGTTAACTGCAATTTTCCAGCATCTGTTAGGTGATTTAAGGTAA
- a CDS encoding sulfurtransferase: MEKKTVLELIEEAKKDVDAVTAESLNESISKNNTPIILDVREKEELDSGKIKNSLHIPRGMLEFLIETKVPDKEREIVVYCAKGPRSALAGKTLKLLGYKNVSFLAGGFDEWCKRNLEVEK; encoded by the coding sequence ATGGAAAAAAAGACTGTTTTAGAGCTTATCGAAGAAGCAAAAAAAGATGTAGATGCAGTAACGGCAGAATCCTTAAATGAATCTATCAGCAAAAATAATACTCCGATTATTCTTGATGTTAGGGAAAAGGAAGAATTAGATTCGGGGAAAATAAAAAATTCTCTTCACATACCACGCGGTATGCTTGAATTCCTCATCGAAACAAAAGTTCCTGATAAAGAAAGAGAAATCGTAGTTTACTGCGCTAAAGGACCCAGAAGCGCATTAGCCGGTAAAACATTGAAACTGCTTGGCTACAAAAATGTTTCCTTTTTAGCAGGCGGCTTTGATGAATGGTGCAAAAGAAATTTGGAAGTAGAAAAGTAA
- a CDS encoding class I SAM-dependent methyltransferase codes for MNKEPVKFLKDYIDYLPHKGRVLDIAMGEGRNAIFLSEAGFRVDGVEISEDSIRKALAEAERRKLKINVFRCDLEKNEFNPPDESYDAIICFYYLQRSLFQRIKKWLKKGGMLMYQTFTVENLKYQGRPRNPEHVLKENELLKSFLEFRIHFYRECVLNGETAVASLIAEKF; via the coding sequence ATGAATAAAGAACCTGTTAAATTTTTAAAAGATTACATCGACTATCTCCCTCATAAAGGCAGAGTTTTGGATATTGCTATGGGAGAAGGCCGTAATGCTATTTTTCTTTCAGAAGCAGGATTTCGAGTTGATGGAGTAGAGATTTCCGAAGATTCAATAAGAAAGGCACTTGCCGAAGCTGAAAGAAGAAAATTAAAAATCAATGTGTTCAGGTGCGACCTTGAAAAAAATGAATTTAATCCTCCTGACGAATCTTATGATGCAATAATCTGTTTTTATTATTTACAGCGCTCATTATTTCAAAGGATAAAAAAATGGCTAAAAAAAGGCGGTATGTTGATGTATCAGACATTTACAGTTGAGAATTTAAAATATCAAGGGAGACCAAGAAATCCCGAGCATGTTTTAAAAGAAAATGAATTGCTGAAATCTTTTTTGGAATTCAGGATTCATTTTTATAGAGAATGCGTTTTGAATGGAGAAACTGCTGTAGCCAGTCTTATTGCAGAAAAATTCTAA